One Myxococcota bacterium DNA window includes the following coding sequences:
- a CDS encoding prephenate dehydrogenase, which translates to MSRPVVGRLGVIGLGLMGGSVALAARARGAAGEVRGVDRHLASAGEIPLVPLAECAAWADLLVLAVPIEAMAEVMKALAPHLRPETLLTDLASVKAPVAELARRHLPRPDQVVGAHPMTGGHGTGFAAASPELFAGAPCILALSGGEAPYVVDRIEEFWQCLGAFTVRKSPEEHDAIAAALS; encoded by the coding sequence TTGAGCCGTCCCGTCGTCGGGCGCCTCGGCGTCATCGGGTTGGGTCTGATGGGCGGCTCGGTCGCGCTGGCGGCCCGCGCCCGGGGCGCCGCAGGGGAGGTGCGCGGGGTCGACCGCCACCTGGCCTCGGCCGGCGAGATCCCCCTCGTGCCGCTCGCCGAGTGCGCGGCGTGGGCGGATCTCCTCGTCCTGGCCGTCCCGATCGAGGCCATGGCCGAGGTGATGAAGGCTCTGGCGCCCCACCTGAGGCCCGAGACGCTCCTGACCGATCTGGCGAGCGTGAAGGCGCCGGTGGCGGAGCTGGCCCGGCGCCACCTGCCACGCCCGGATCAGGTGGTTGGGGCCCACCCCATGACGGGCGGCCACGGCACCGGCTTTGCGGCCGCCAGCCCCGAGCTCTTTGCCGGCGCGCCGTGCATCCTGGCCCTCTCCGGCGGCGAGGCCCCTTATGTGGTGGACCGGATTGAGGAATTCTGGCAGTGTCTCGGTGCTTTCACGGTTCGGAAGTCGCCGGAGGAGCACGACGCCATCGCGGCCGCGCTCTCG